The Kosmotoga arenicorallina S304 nucleotide sequence CTTGTTGCGGGGAGCTTCTTTTTTACGCCCAAGGGATTGACCTGGGATATGGGGCTTCCAAAGTTCTATTATGCTTCTATACTGCTGTCAATCATATTTATTTTTGAAGCTACGGATATTTTGCGCAGCAAAAGAAATTTGATTATACCGGTTTATTTTCTTCCGCTATTGGCTTTTGGCATATATGCGGTTGTCTCAACCCTCTTTATTGATATTACAGAAGTGATTCTTTCTTCTCTCGGGTTTGCAGCTATTTTGCTGGTTTTTATATCCTTTTCCCTGATGATTTCAAAAAAAAATATTTCCTTTATACTCTGGCTGCTGCAATTGTTTGTGTTTTCAGGCATGATAATTGCAATAGACGCTCTTACTTCTTTTTATACGGGAAAATCTCTTTTATGGGGAAATGAGTTCAGCGGCGCTATGAGCCGCGGAAACATTTCATCGCTAATAGGGAATGTAAACTTCACTACCGATCTTATGGGCATGCTTCTTCCTTTCACAGCGTTCCTGGCAACTTCAAAGAGAAAGCTCTGGAAATACGACAGGTTGAGAAAGATAGTATTCAGTATAGCCTTTTCTCTCTTTTTGAGTGTGGTAATGGCAGGCCAGACCCGGGGGGTTTATATTGCCCTGTTTGGTGTGCTTGTTTTGATAGCAATGGGAATAACCCTTGCAAGGCTAAAAGGCGTTAGAATTCTGAATGCCTTTCATGTTTCCGCGCTTGTGTTTATTGTGGTTTTAACAGTTCTATTGATCATAGGCTATTCCACAGATTCACCCTTTACAAAAGGCGCCTTTCAAATTACTGAAAGGATTAGCAACATACCCGGAGACAGGACTTCGATCGATGTCAGGATGCTTCAGTGGAAAGCCGCTATCAAGCAGTGGAATAGTAGAAAACTTACGGGAACTGGTTTCGGCACATATAAATTTTATTCATCAGAGAATATGTCCCGTGTGGTTTCTGATGAACCGAAATATATGTATGTAAACGGGCTTTTGAGCATAAGAGCACATAACGAATTCATTCAAATTCTTGCGGAAACAGGAATTTTGGGTATTTCACTGATTGTTCTTTCGTTGCTGGGCTTTGTCTGGTTCTTCTTCAAGAACATCTTTTCTCAAGAGGAACCAGAGAAATTAATGCTTTTTTTAGTCTCAACAGCTTCCCTGGTAGTGATTGTGCTTCACAGTGTTGTCTCCTTTCCCAGCCATTTGATGCCAAACGCTTTGATTGCGGTTCTTGCTCTTGGAATTGCTACTTCCAATGAATTGCGCGGATTTAAGTCCTTCAACATAGTTATCCGGGGAAAGTTTTCCAGAGCTTTTGTTATTCTTCTTATGATATCCATACCGCTTGCAGGCACAGTATTGATGTCGAGAAATTATTTCTTTGAAGCCTATTTCACAAAGGGATACCTGGATAAGTTGAGATTTGATGCTGCAAGTGCTGTTATCCCCGATTTAAGAAACTCGATAGGCAAAATCAAAGCAGATATATTGGACCTTGAAAACTTCCAGGGACAGTTCAGCGCCTTTGCGACAGGCACTTATCTGGAATCAAATTTACCCGCTTACAAATCCAGCTATCCAAAAGCACCTGAACCATTCCTCCTTGAGCTTATCAATAAAAAGCGGCTTGAAACTGTTCAAAGCATAGAACAGGAGCTTAGAAGAAACCTTAAGAAAGCAGCCGATTCTTTGACAGAAGCCCAAAACCAAGGGAATGACAGTTTTTACAGTGCTTTATATAACTTAAAATCCGCTCTCTCCTTTGAAGACCATTCAGGACTGCCAAAGACTTATCTGGCGCTTCTGATGACAACAGGGTCATGGGTGGAGGATTTAAGCCTAAGGCTCTTTAACCTTCCCGATCCGATGGAACAGTTGAACAATTTCTTCAATGGAACCAATGGTTACAATGAATTCATAAATCTCGAAGAACCAAGAGCACTTGTAAAACCTCTTCTGGTGGAAAAAAGGCATCTGCCATTAAAGGAACTGCCTGAATTGATAAAGAGCTATTCGACAGAAGCTTCGTTGACCAGGATTTTGAAAGATATGGATATATCCCTTCTGTTTGGTTTTCAATCGATTTTCGATTCAATAGATATGGCAATTGCTGGCTTGCATATAGTTCCCGATCCGAAAGTTTTCCGATTTGTCGCCAACCAATATTTTAATGCTTTCTCAAAATCATTCTCAGTTCTCAAAGAATTGGACAAACTGAAAACACATCTTTATACAGCTTCACGCAACGCGATCGAGGATTTGAAAAGCAAAATCGCCAGTATTCCCGATAAATACAGAGAGCAATACGAATATCTTTACGACACAGCGATTGCCCTGAATCCGGGAGGCTGGAATATAAACCCCGATTGGGAAAATGTTTACAGCACTTATATGAGGCAACTCTTGTTGATTTATGGCAACGGGGCTATCGAAAAATGCATAGAAGTGGCTCAAAAGGAGCTTAAAGCCTGTGAAGTAATGAAAGAAACCCATTGGGGAATACCGGATATGAGCTTTGAAGTATTAATTGCTTTTGCAGATGCGACAGGCGATTCTGAGCTCAAATCAAAAATCCTGGCGCTTTATGAACCGGCTTATCTTTGGAATAAAAGGCTGGTGGATAGCTTTTACGATGAAAAAATTAAACATCTTGATGAAAACAGCGACATACGTCAACGTTATCTCAATGCGCTGGAACGCATGAAAGTATTTATCAGGAAATATGAAAGCAAAAAAACGGGGGATAACCCCCGATTTTTTTGAGAAACTTTTAGAGAATTATTCCGCCATTCTTTTTTGGCTCTTTTGGTTCAAGTCTTTTTACAAAGTCAGGGGGGGCTACATCTATGACTTTACTTTCCTGTTCTTTCATGATTTCTTCCATCTTTTTCCGGTATTCGTCCATCTTTGCCTTTATTTCTTCCACGTCTCCAGTGAGCCAATTGTAAATGCTATCGGTTAAACTGGCAACAGTTGACGATGTTTCCCTTTCTTCCTCAATCAATCCTGCTTTTTTCGAAACTTCCAGTTCTTCCATAACCGCTTCTTGAATTGTTTCCTTATCGATTTCTCCTGATCTCTTAATCAAGCGCAAAATAATGTTGTTGCGCAGGCGCAAGTCGTCCATTGCGGCTTCGAGTGCTTCGACTTTGCTCATAAGTACTGATAGAATCTGTTCCAAAGAGATTTGCACGATTTCACTTCCCTTCTTTTATTAAACGCAATTGCTTTCTCAATGTTTTTAATGTGCGGCTAATCATGATACCTGAGGCAATTGCCGGTATCCCCAATCCAAGCAAAACGCCGGTGCTTCCCTGAAAGAGTACATCAACAAAGAACACACCAGGTTTCTGAGCACTCCATTCATACAAAAAAGCCATCAGGACTATGATATTACCTATTGCCGCAATAAATGTTAAGACTTCAAGAATTAACGTTGACCCCAACCCGAGCCTTCTTCTATGTATTCCCGATTTGTAGGCACCCGAGGAAAAGTAAAATCTCACGCCCAATAGAGCTGATATAAAAAAAGTCATGAAAGCCCCGGGGAAGGAAAGCAAAAGCAATGGGCTAACATCAAGATGGGATATGCTTATCAGGATTGACGCCACAAAAAGGGCAGTGTAAATCGTCGCTATCAACAGGGATTTCACGATAAAGAGCTTCTCCAATTTTAATGGCAAGTAAGCGGATAAAGGCCAGGACAAGAATTCGGAGGAAGTCGAGATAACCATCATCTGCGACGCATAGAAAGAAGAAATCATAACCATAACAAGCGTCGAACTGTACATTTCCCTGGTTGTGAATATCATTATGAGTGAAAAAACAATGGGATAGAGAAAGAAAAAGAATGACTGCTCTGTCCTTGTCAAAAGCAACACTTCTTTTTTAAGCAAATTAACCCGCTTCTTTGTCTTCAAACTGATAGCTCCTTTTTCGCGTTCAACGGGTTCAAAGATGGCTTTGCTTGCAATGCGATAAGCCATTCGGAAAAGCCATACCCCTAGAAAAAACAGGAGCAACCACTCAATTTTCCCACCTGTTGAGGCTTTGGCTATCCAATATGACGGCAAATACTTATTTGCTGTATAAGAAGAGAGTTCAATTAATCTGCCAGTTTTAACAGAGCCAGCTGGCAAGACAGCGCTAAAAAGAAGCAAAAACACCACAGCGTTCAACAAAATCAATATGCCACTAAACCTTTTCGCAAATACTCTTGAAATGCGGCTAAATAAAAGGCTGGAAATGAACAAAGCAAGAGTGAGCATCAAAAAATAACCTATAAGGGCAGCTAATAAAGACAAAAAGCCATAAAAGACGCTTTTAGACAAGCCAAAGGCAAAGGCAAGGGGCAAATATATGGCAAAGCTCATAAAGCTGCCATTAAAGGCACCAAAGGCCTTGTAAACAAAAAGCGTGCCTTTTTTTACAGGCAACTGCAGAAGGAAATTCATTTCCTCATAATCGCTTAGTGAATAGATGAGATAAGGCAAAAAATTCATGAAGCCGAGCACAAGCATTATAAGACTCAAAAAGGAAAAATAGGATTCTGAGATGCTCAATCCGTTTACAAGAGCGGGACTAAGGCTTTCCTCATATTTTCTCAATTCACTAAAAGTCTCGAAAGCCCCGGGAAAAATCAAACTTCCAAATACCAGAAGCAGTATCAGAAATTGCAAGCCGGGAATATAAAGGCGAGATCGGGTTTTCCTTGAAAAAGAGGTGTTTTTCAATTTGTATTTGAGTAAAATTAGAAGCGTTTTCAAATTATCACATCCGTTTATTCCCCAAGCTGATCGATTATATCTTTAAATTCATTTCCGCCAGTAAGCTCAAGAAAGAGGTCTTCGAGAGTTTCATATTTTTCCTTTGAGAGCTCTTTCAGTTCTTCAAGGTTACCCTCAGCGATGAGTTTCCCCTCATTTATTATGCCAATCCTGTCGCACATTTTCTCGGCGATTTCGAGAACATGTGTGGTCATAAAAATTGCCACTCCGTTATTTGCCAATTTTCTCAGCCAGAGTTTAAGAATCTTTGCGCTGCGCGCGTCCAGGCCAACCGTTGGCTCATCTAGAAAGATGACCCTGGGCTGTCTCATCAACACAGTTGCAAGCATTAGTTTTTGCTTCATGCCATGGGAATAGTCGCCTATGAATTTGTCCAGATAATCAATGCCAAAGGCTGCGCAGATATCTTCAAGCCTTTTCATCGTTTCCTCTTTTGGGCTTTTATATATTTCCATGATAAACTGGGCGAATTCAATGCCTTTCAGGTTATCGTACATCCTTGGCTCATCAGGTACAACTCCTATTGACCTTTTAATTGCTATTTCTTCTTTCTCCATATCCATCCCCAGCAGTTTTATTTCCCCCTCAGTGGGTTTCAGAATGCCTGTAAGCATCTTTATAGTGGTAGTTTTTCCCGCACCATTTGGACCAAGAAAACCGTATATTTCCCCTGGTTTAATATGAAGGTTAAGGCGGTTTACTGCGATAAGTTCTCCGAATTTTTTTGTCAACTGCTTCGCATATATCATGTATACATCACCATCACTCCACATATTCAGAAGGCACAGCATCGAAAAAGGTCGCAATTTTTGGATTGAAACTCAGTTTAATCGTTCCAATGGGTCCGTTTCTCTGTTTTCCAATAATCACTTCAGCCTCGTGAGGGGTATCTGAGATCTCAGACTTATCTTTGTAATAATCCTCACGATAGAGGAACATAACCATGTCAGCATCCTGTTCGATTGCCCCGGACTCACGTAAATCGCTGAGCCTTGGCCGTTTGTTTTCCCTCTGCTCTACGGCTCGTGAAAGCTGGGATAGCGCAACCACGGTAACGTCCAGCTCTCGTGCCAGAAGCTTCAGTGAACGTGAAATTTCAGAGATTTCCTGTTGCCTGTTATCAGCTCGACCCTTCAAATGCATCAGCTGCAAATAATCAACAAAAATCACTTTTATGCCATGTTCTGCTTTTATGCGACGGGCTTTTGCCCGGAGAGAACGTGGATCAAGAGAAGCCTCGTCATCAACAATGATTTTTGACCTATAAAGCACATCAGCCGCTGAAGTGAGCCTTTCCCAGTCTTTGTCGTTCAAAAAGCCAGTTCTTATCTTGCTAAGATCCACTCTTGCCTGCGAGCAAAGGAGCCTCTGTGCAAGCTGTTCCTTTGTCATCTCCAGACAGAAGAAAGCAATAGGCGTATCGCTCCTCACTGCCATATTCCGGGCTATATTCAAGGCAAAAGCAGTTTTACCCATGGAAGGCCTGGCAGCTACAATGATCAAATCCGAAGTGTGAAAGCCTGTTGTGATTTTATCAAGCTGCCTGAATCCTGTTGGAATACCCGTTACAAAACCTCCTGCATCAATAGCCCCGGCTCTGTCTTTTAGGTTTTCAAGGTTTTCGAACACGGTGTGCATAACGCTTCCAAGATCTTCATATGTTCTGGTTGTCTGACTTTCAGTGATTTTGAATATCAGGCTCTCAGCCTTATCAAGCACCTGATCAGTATCGTCTGTTCCATATGCCTCTTCCACAATCTTGCTTCCGGCTGCTATAAGAGAACGGAGAAGGGACTTCTCCTTAACTGTCCTTGCGTAATATTCAGCATTAGCGGAGGTGGGAACGGTATCAGCAAGACGTGCGATTTCAACTTCACTGCCGACTTCTTCAAGAGTTCCCAATGAACGCATTCTGTCGGTAATTGAGACGATATCGACAGGGTATCCTTCATCAAAGAGCTTTTCAATAGTTGAAAAAATGAGCTTATGCTTTCGAAGATAAAAGTCATCACTGTTGATAATTTCTATAATGTCTGTCAATACATCGGGATCGATCAGCACGCTTCCGATAACGGCTTCTTCGGCTTCAATGCTATGAGGTGGCACCTTAGCTTTCATAGGATCGCTTCCTTTCAGCCCAATGTTTTATTGCATCTATTATTCTTTCTTTCTCTTCATCCGATACAAATTGCCCCTTTGCGGGTCCGCAACCGCCGTGGACATCGTGCTTTTGTTTCAAATGTTCAAAGAGCTCCCTAAGGTCAAAATCCTTTGCCGCAAGGGTGAATTTGTTGTCTCCTGTTATACCTATAAAAATATACACATCTTTATTTATAAACCTTGGTATCGAATTGATTATTCCCGGGGTATTTTCACTAACAATGACAATCTCATCTGTTTGCTCCAATTCCCGGGCATTGTATTTCGCCAGCATCTCGGTATATCTTTTTTCTGCGGACTTAAAGGTTTTTACGCTTTCAAGCAGAGAGCTCACCCTATCTGGAATTTCATCAAAGCCACATGTTAACTCTTTCATGAGTGTTTCAACCATTTCATGTTCCTTTTGAAAGAGCTTCCTTGCTCTATTGCCAGCAACAAAATAAAGACGTGTAAGTTCACCTTTGACTTTTTCTGACTTCGTTATTTTCAGCAATCCGATTTCGAGGGTATTGTTTACATGAAGCCCTCCACAGGGATTTCTGTCGATTTCGCCGATTGAAACTACTCTGATCCTTTTCTGAGAAAGAACTTTCTGGCTTAGTTCCTTACGCATTCTGAGATCAAGCCTATTGAATTCCTCCGGGCTGTACAGGTTAATGCTGATAGGATATCCTGCCTGGATCTCTCTATTGACGACATCTTCGATCAGTATTCTCTGATGATTGGTAAAAAACCCCAGCGATATATCAATTGTTGAAAACATCTCGCCCATTTGAAAGCCTAGGGTTTCTGCATCGAGTTCCCTTTTGATAACCGCTGTTAAAAGGTGCTGTGCTGTATGTTGCTGGGAAATATCCTTACGCCTTTCATTATCAATTTCAATGTTAGCCAGTTTTCCTCTGGAAATCCCTTCGACTGAGTCCGTAACTATCCAGAGATCCTTTCCCATTTTTTTCGCTCCGAATATTTGATTTCCTTCAATAACGCCACGATCACCGAGTTGACCACCCTCTCCATCGGCATAGAACACTTCTGATCCTTCAATCACAATTTTTACATTAAACAGACCCTTTTCAGCAGGAAGAATATCGATTACCGTTGCTCTCATCTTTACCCCCTTTTACAGACCACTTGATATTTTATGCCATTCTGTGTAATAATTATACAGTAAGAGAAACTTTTCATCATAATAAACCTGTTGAGGTGATATTTTTGTCAGACAAGCCTATCCTCTCCGTGAAAAGCATGTGCACATATTTTGACATGGCAGAAGGCACCGTGAAGGCAGTGCAAGATGTTTCCTTTGACTTATGGCAGGATGAAGTACTGGGCATTGTCGGGGAAACCGGTTCGGGAAAAAGCGTTACGGTAAAAAGTATCGCCGGGTTGATTGATAAACCTGGTTATATAGCCAAAGGCGAAATTTTATTTTATACCGACGAATTTTCTTCCAGAGGTAACCCTGAATATGTTGACCTTGCAAAACTGCCTAAAGATAGGTATTCGCGGATTCGCGGGAAACACATAGGAATGATCTTTCAGGATCCTATGACATCCCTTGATCCCATGTATACCATTGGTGATCAAATGGTGGAAACCATTGTGCATCACGAAGGCATTTCGGAAGAAGAGGCAAGAGAAAGGGCTATCAAATTGCTGGAACAGGTCGGGATACCTAAACCAATTGAACGATTGAACGATTACCCATTTCAGCTATCTGGGGGTCAAAGGCAGAGGGTTGTCATAGCCATTGCCCTTTCCTGCAATCCTGAGATTTTGATAGCCGATGAACCGTCGACAGCTCTTGATGTGACAGTTCAGGCGCAAATTTTGGAATTGATGAAAGATCTCCAGAAACAATACAGAAGCGGTTTGCTTTTCATCACCCATGATCTTGCGGTTATTGCTGAAATTGCAACCAAAATACAGGTCATGTATGGAAGCTATCAGATGGAACTCGCTCCTTCTGAAACCATCTTTGACAATCCAATGCATCCTTACACAAATGCTCTTCTTGAATGCATTCCAAGGCTTGATATAAAACAGGAAGAACTCGCTCCCATACCGGGGCAGCCACCAGTCATGCTCGACCCACCTTCCCTGTGCCCATTTCTTCCAAGATGTCAGCGTGCAGTTGATAAATGTTACAGGGAAATGCCCAAATTAGAACAGGTGGAAGACAGCCATTTCATAAGATGTTTTAACCCTGTTATCAACAAAGTTTCCGTTGTTAAGGAGGAACTCAGATGAGACTGCTTGAAGTTAGAAATCTAAAAAAATATTTCCCGATAAGACAGGGGTTCCTTATAGAAAGGGTTGTAGGATTTGTCAAGGCTGTCGACGATGTATCGTTCGGTGTTGACAGAGGTAAGACAATAGGTATTGTCGGCGAATCAGGCTGTGGAAAAACAACTATTGGTAAAACGATTCTGCGGCTTCATGAAGCCACTGACGGGGAAATTGTAATCGATGGAGAAGACACAACCTTTTATTTTATGAATAAAAAACACGCAATAGAATACCTGAAAAAGAATTACTTTTCATTGCCTGCTTTTTCCAACGGAGGAAAGGATCTCGAGTCACACCAGCTACAAATATATAAAGCATTCAAAGAAGCCGAAGGAAATCCATCAAGGACTTTGAAAATACTCTATGGAAATCTTGATGAAAAGCGGAAGCTGTTGAGACGAAAGGCGCAGATCGTTTTTCAGGATCCCATGTCATCCATTAACCCTAGAATGACGGTAGGGCAGATGCTAACAGAGCCCCTGCTCTTTCATAAAATTGCGGCCAATATGAATGAAGCCATTGAAATCGTCAAGAACCTGCTCGTTCAGGTCGGATTGAAAGCCTATCATATAGACAGATATCCACACCAGTTTAGTGGAGGCCAGAGACAGAGAATAGCCATAGCCCGTGCTATAAGTGTGCATCCAGAGCTTATAGTGCTCGATGAACCCACTTCCGCTCTGGACGTATCGGTGCAGGCTCAGATAGTAAAGTTGCTGAAAGACCTTCAGGTTGAACTGAACGCTGGCTATGTCTTTATTTCGCATAATCTGGCTCTGGTTAGGTTTATCTCAGATGAAATGGTCGTCATGTATCTGGGTAGAATGGTGGAGAAAGGAGACAGCGAAGCGATATTTGATAACCCGCTTCACCCATATACCCGGGCGTTACTCGCAGCAGCCCCGGTGCCCGATCCCAAAAAGAAAAGAAATAGAAAAGAGCTTATCGGCGGGCAGGTACCCAGCCCTATTAACAGGCCAAAGGGCTGTTTCTTCCACCCCAGATGCAAATACAAAATGCCTGTTTGTGAAAAGGAATATCCGCCTATGTTCAAAGTGGACAACAATCATTATGTTTCCTGTCATCTATACAAGGAACATCAAATCTCCGATACTTTTGAAAAAGGAGGGGAAGATGCATGAAGAAAGTTTTACTGGTTCTTTTCGCAGTGCTTATCGCGGCTCTCGTTATCGCTGAGCCTGAATACGCTGTTGAAGACTACAACGGCGTGCCTGGGGGAACACTATTTCTTGGTACAACTTCAGGTCCCAAAACCTTGAACCCTTACTGGGCTCAGGAAACATCATCGACCGACATCATTGGGTGGTACAGCGATTCTCTGTTCAACGCCGACAACAAAGGCATGCCCACAGTTCCAGCTCTCGCTACCAAATGGTGGTTCTCTGAAGATGGAAAGACAGTGTATTTCCAGATCAGAAAGGGCATAACCTGGTCTGACGGAGAGCCTTTCACTGTTGAAGACGTTTACTTCACTTTCACCAAAGTGGCGTTGGTAGAAGGCATGACAGCAAATGGCCCCGGTGGAGCAATGGACGCCAACGACCAGCTTCCAACAGTGGAAATCGTTGACGACTACACGATTTCCTTCACCTGGAGTGTTCCCAACGTCTGGGGTTTCAAATGGGTAGGATATTCTGATATTCTTCCGAAACACGTTATGGAAGAGGCTGTTGACAACGGCACTTTCTCCGAAACCTGGACTGTTGCCGATCTGGACAAAATCGTCGGTATGGGTCCATTCCTCCCAGTCGAATACACGGAAGGCGTGCGAGTGGTTCTTGAAAGAAACCCCAATTACTACAGGGTAGACAAAAATGGCAACAAATTGCCATATCTCGAC carries:
- a CDS encoding O-antigen ligase family protein; protein product: MKRDKLLYSLLVAGSFFFTPKGLTWDMGLPKFYYASILLSIIFIFEATDILRSKRNLIIPVYFLPLLAFGIYAVVSTLFIDITEVILSSLGFAAILLVFISFSLMISKKNISFILWLLQLFVFSGMIIAIDALTSFYTGKSLLWGNEFSGAMSRGNISSLIGNVNFTTDLMGMLLPFTAFLATSKRKLWKYDRLRKIVFSIAFSLFLSVVMAGQTRGVYIALFGVLVLIAMGITLARLKGVRILNAFHVSALVFIVVLTVLLIIGYSTDSPFTKGAFQITERISNIPGDRTSIDVRMLQWKAAIKQWNSRKLTGTGFGTYKFYSSENMSRVVSDEPKYMYVNGLLSIRAHNEFIQILAETGILGISLIVLSLLGFVWFFFKNIFSQEEPEKLMLFLVSTASLVVIVLHSVVSFPSHLMPNALIAVLALGIATSNELRGFKSFNIVIRGKFSRAFVILLMISIPLAGTVLMSRNYFFEAYFTKGYLDKLRFDAASAVIPDLRNSIGKIKADILDLENFQGQFSAFATGTYLESNLPAYKSSYPKAPEPFLLELINKKRLETVQSIEQELRRNLKKAADSLTEAQNQGNDSFYSALYNLKSALSFEDHSGLPKTYLALLMTTGSWVEDLSLRLFNLPDPMEQLNNFFNGTNGYNEFINLEEPRALVKPLLVEKRHLPLKELPELIKSYSTEASLTRILKDMDISLLFGFQSIFDSIDMAIAGLHIVPDPKVFRFVANQYFNAFSKSFSVLKELDKLKTHLYTASRNAIEDLKSKIASIPDKYREQYEYLYDTAIALNPGGWNINPDWENVYSTYMRQLLLIYGNGAIEKCIEVAQKELKACEVMKETHWGIPDMSFEVLIAFADATGDSELKSKILALYEPAYLWNKRLVDSFYDEKIKHLDENSDIRQRYLNALERMKVFIRKYESKKTGDNPRFF
- a CDS encoding ABC transporter ATP-binding protein; translation: MIYAKQLTKKFGELIAVNRLNLHIKPGEIYGFLGPNGAGKTTTIKMLTGILKPTEGEIKLLGMDMEKEEIAIKRSIGVVPDEPRMYDNLKGIEFAQFIMEIYKSPKEETMKRLEDICAAFGIDYLDKFIGDYSHGMKQKLMLATVLMRQPRVIFLDEPTVGLDARSAKILKLWLRKLANNGVAIFMTTHVLEIAEKMCDRIGIINEGKLIAEGNLEELKELSKEKYETLEDLFLELTGGNEFKDIIDQLGE
- the dnaB gene encoding replicative DNA helicase — its product is MKAKVPPHSIEAEEAVIGSVLIDPDVLTDIIEIINSDDFYLRKHKLIFSTIEKLFDEGYPVDIVSITDRMRSLGTLEEVGSEVEIARLADTVPTSANAEYYARTVKEKSLLRSLIAAGSKIVEEAYGTDDTDQVLDKAESLIFKITESQTTRTYEDLGSVMHTVFENLENLKDRAGAIDAGGFVTGIPTGFRQLDKITTGFHTSDLIIVAARPSMGKTAFALNIARNMAVRSDTPIAFFCLEMTKEQLAQRLLCSQARVDLSKIRTGFLNDKDWERLTSAADVLYRSKIIVDDEASLDPRSLRAKARRIKAEHGIKVIFVDYLQLMHLKGRADNRQQEISEISRSLKLLARELDVTVVALSQLSRAVEQRENKRPRLSDLRESGAIEQDADMVMFLYREDYYKDKSEISDTPHEAEVIIGKQRNGPIGTIKLSFNPKIATFFDAVPSEYVE
- a CDS encoding alanyl-tRNA editing protein: MRATVIDILPAEKGLFNVKIVIEGSEVFYADGEGGQLGDRGVIEGNQIFGAKKMGKDLWIVTDSVEGISRGKLANIEIDNERRKDISQQHTAQHLLTAVIKRELDAETLGFQMGEMFSTIDISLGFFTNHQRILIEDVVNREIQAGYPISINLYSPEEFNRLDLRMRKELSQKVLSQKRIRVVSIGEIDRNPCGGLHVNNTLEIGLLKITKSEKVKGELTRLYFVAGNRARKLFQKEHEMVETLMKELTCGFDEIPDRVSSLLESVKTFKSAEKRYTEMLAKYNARELEQTDEIVIVSENTPGIINSIPRFINKDVYIFIGITGDNKFTLAAKDFDLRELFEHLKQKHDVHGGCGPAKGQFVSDEEKERIIDAIKHWAERKRSYES
- a CDS encoding ABC transporter ATP-binding protein; amino-acid sequence: MSDKPILSVKSMCTYFDMAEGTVKAVQDVSFDLWQDEVLGIVGETGSGKSVTVKSIAGLIDKPGYIAKGEILFYTDEFSSRGNPEYVDLAKLPKDRYSRIRGKHIGMIFQDPMTSLDPMYTIGDQMVETIVHHEGISEEEARERAIKLLEQVGIPKPIERLNDYPFQLSGGQRQRVVIAIALSCNPEILIADEPSTALDVTVQAQILELMKDLQKQYRSGLLFITHDLAVIAEIATKIQVMYGSYQMELAPSETIFDNPMHPYTNALLECIPRLDIKQEELAPIPGQPPVMLDPPSLCPFLPRCQRAVDKCYREMPKLEQVEDSHFIRCFNPVINKVSVVKEELR
- a CDS encoding ABC transporter ATP-binding protein, encoding MRLLEVRNLKKYFPIRQGFLIERVVGFVKAVDDVSFGVDRGKTIGIVGESGCGKTTIGKTILRLHEATDGEIVIDGEDTTFYFMNKKHAIEYLKKNYFSLPAFSNGGKDLESHQLQIYKAFKEAEGNPSRTLKILYGNLDEKRKLLRRKAQIVFQDPMSSINPRMTVGQMLTEPLLFHKIAANMNEAIEIVKNLLVQVGLKAYHIDRYPHQFSGGQRQRIAIARAISVHPELIVLDEPTSALDVSVQAQIVKLLKDLQVELNAGYVFISHNLALVRFISDEMVVMYLGRMVEKGDSEAIFDNPLHPYTRALLAAAPVPDPKKKRNRKELIGGQVPSPINRPKGCFFHPRCKYKMPVCEKEYPPMFKVDNNHYVSCHLYKEHQISDTFEKGGEDA